In a genomic window of Tissierella sp. Yu-01:
- a CDS encoding MBL fold metallo-hydrolase: protein MSFKFCSLSSGSSGNCQYIETENTRILIDAGFSGKRTEELLSSIDVNPNSIDAILVTHEHIDHTLGVGILSRRYDIPIYANSNTWVGMESIIKSVKEKNTKVFKTNSNFDIKDLSIHPINVSHDALEPVGYILYYKKYKISIITDTGWIDDNIRSEIKDSSLYFMESNHDLKMLREGSYPWHLKKRIMSTHGHLSNDDAGTILGDVLSGNGEIIVLAHLSQDNNIPELAYNTVRESIMSQGLDVDNDIRLNLSHRDRATCVFILE, encoded by the coding sequence ATGTCATTTAAATTTTGTTCTCTTTCTAGTGGTAGCAGTGGAAACTGCCAATATATAGAGACTGAAAATACAAGAATTTTAATAGATGCTGGATTTAGTGGTAAAAGAACTGAGGAATTGTTATCATCAATAGATGTTAATCCCAATTCAATAGATGCTATTCTTGTAACCCATGAGCATATAGATCACACATTAGGTGTAGGTATTCTATCTAGGAGGTATGATATTCCTATATATGCCAATTCTAATACCTGGGTTGGAATGGAATCTATTATTAAGTCCGTTAAAGAAAAAAATACTAAAGTATTTAAAACTAATAGCAATTTTGATATTAAAGATTTAAGTATACATCCTATTAATGTATCCCATGATGCATTAGAGCCAGTGGGGTATATTTTATATTACAAAAAATATAAGATTAGTATTATAACTGATACTGGATGGATAGATGATAATATAAGGAGTGAGATTAAAGATTCCAGCCTATACTTTATGGAATCAAATCATGACTTAAAGATGTTACGTGAAGGAAGTTATCCTTGGCACTTAAAGAAAAGAATTATGAGTACACATGGTCATCTATCAAATGATGATGCTGGTACAATTTTAGGGGATGTATTATCAGGAAATGGAGAAATTATAGTATTAGCTCATTTAAGTCAGGATAATAACATACCTGAACTAGCATATAATACAGTTAGAGAGAGTATAATGAGTCAGGGTTTAGATGTGGACAATGATATTAGGCTTAATTTATCCCATAGAGATAGAGCCACTTGTGTTTTTATATTGGAGTAG
- a CDS encoding ATP-binding protein: MFSSIKWKFVLVYFLLVFIAMAIIGIFIIGRLEEQQIQNVTDNMEQHIETIINTSSDLATDDWIANREEIQSIINEGRPGSTETIYVIFDEDVPTIIATSTKQYEELVGENALFQNFIDPTIVLEAFSGEKGESVVKGINDNTPYKHLAYPVYSSVGKINGVIYMTSNLENVYNTVNDSKGILTSATILALVITILLGFLIASSITVPIRDVTKKAEKMAMGDFDQYVDVKSDDEIGQLASMFNHLTLKLKETIQDMDLERSKLNTIFNYMAEGVIAIDTNGSIIHANPTAMEILGLEEDDLKDEKCIDLKSLNINRINYNDISSLEGTELSVINSQVFKVKYAPYKNETNIIAGLIVVFQDITQEHKLDNMRKEFVANVSHELKTPITTIKSYTETLMENDVDKELYLKFLSVIDTESDRMARLVRDLLQLSNIDYKKATWKKTEVSLNKMLDEIIQKLDLVIKEKEHKLKLNIQKNLPSILVDRDGIEQVILNIISNAIKYTENRGIIEITAYNTETDMILKVKDNGIGIPIEDQERIFERFYRVEKGRSREMGGTGLGLSIAKEIAEAHNGSISLESIPKEGTEITLRLPLV; encoded by the coding sequence ATGTTTTCTAGTATAAAATGGAAATTTGTACTTGTTTACTTCTTATTGGTATTTATTGCAATGGCTATAATAGGGATATTTATCATAGGGAGATTAGAGGAGCAACAAATTCAAAATGTAACAGATAATATGGAACAACATATAGAAACCATAATAAATACCTCATCTGATTTAGCCACTGATGATTGGATTGCCAACAGGGAAGAAATACAGAGTATTATAAACGAAGGGAGACCAGGTAGTACTGAAACTATTTATGTAATATTTGATGAAGACGTTCCAACAATAATAGCTACTTCAACCAAACAGTACGAAGAATTAGTAGGCGAGAATGCCCTATTTCAAAACTTTATTGATCCAACAATTGTTCTAGAAGCTTTTTCGGGAGAGAAAGGAGAGTCTGTAGTTAAAGGAATAAATGACAATACACCATATAAACATTTAGCCTATCCTGTCTATTCCAGTGTCGGTAAAATAAATGGTGTTATATATATGACATCTAACTTAGAAAATGTATATAATACAGTAAATGATTCAAAGGGCATATTGACCAGTGCTACGATTTTAGCATTGGTGATTACCATATTGTTAGGTTTTTTAATAGCTAGTAGTATTACAGTTCCAATTAGAGATGTAACGAAGAAAGCTGAAAAAATGGCTATGGGTGATTTTGATCAATATGTAGATGTCAAATCAGATGATGAAATTGGTCAGCTAGCCAGTATGTTTAATCACCTAACCTTAAAGTTAAAAGAAACAATTCAGGATATGGACCTAGAAAGAAGTAAATTGAATACAATATTCAACTATATGGCAGAAGGAGTTATAGCAATTGATACTAATGGATCTATTATACATGCAAATCCTACTGCTATGGAGATACTAGGTTTAGAGGAAGATGATTTAAAAGATGAGAAATGTATAGATTTGAAATCTCTTAATATAAATAGGATTAACTATAATGATATTTCAAGCCTTGAAGGTACTGAACTTTCTGTGATTAATTCTCAGGTTTTTAAGGTTAAATATGCCCCTTATAAGAATGAGACAAATATTATTGCTGGATTAATTGTAGTATTTCAAGATATTACACAAGAGCATAAACTAGATAATATGAGAAAGGAATTTGTAGCTAATGTGTCTCATGAATTGAAGACACCAATAACTACAATAAAAAGTTATACTGAAACCTTAATGGAAAATGATGTAGATAAAGAACTTTATCTAAAGTTCTTATCTGTTATTGATACTGAAAGCGACAGAATGGCTAGACTTGTAAGAGACTTGTTGCAATTATCAAATATAGATTATAAAAAGGCAACTTGGAAGAAGACAGAAGTTTCTCTGAACAAAATGCTAGATGAAATAATTCAAAAGCTTGATTTAGTAATTAAGGAAAAAGAGCATAAGTTGAAACTAAATATTCAGAAGAATCTTCCAAGTATTTTAGTTGACAGAGACGGAATAGAACAAGTTATACTAAATATTATTTCTAATGCCATAAAATATACGGAAAATCGGGGTATAATAGAAATTACAGCATATAATACTGAAACGGATATGATACTAAAAGTGAAGGATAATGGAATCGGAATTCCAATAGAGGATCAAGAGAGAATTTTCGAAAGATTTTATAGAGTTGAAAAAGGAAGAAGTAGGGAGATGGGCGGTACTGGACTGGGACTTTCAATAGCTAAGGAAATAGCTGAGGCACATAATGGAAGTATAAGCCTTGAGAGTATTCCTAAGGAAGGCACAGAAATCACTTTAAGATTACCATTGGTGTAA
- a CDS encoding response regulator encodes MRNRILVIDDEKAIADIVKFNLEKEGHIVETAYDGEDGFKKVSKFNPDLILLDIMMPKKDGFQVLKEVRVNSQVPVIMLTAKEEEVDKVLGLELGADDYVVKPFSMRELMARVKANLRRVDFSGSSQTDDLIQLNGLEIDLIKYEVRKNGEIVELTLREFELLKFLASKSGQVFTREQLLEEVWGYEYYGDIRTVDVTVRRLREKIEDNNGEFKYIMTKRGVGYYFGR; translated from the coding sequence ATGAGGAATAGAATATTAGTTATAGATGATGAAAAAGCTATTGCAGATATTGTAAAATTCAACCTTGAAAAAGAGGGCCATATAGTTGAAACAGCATATGATGGAGAAGATGGATTTAAAAAGGTCTCAAAATTTAATCCTGATCTTATTTTGCTGGATATAATGATGCCTAAAAAAGATGGCTTCCAAGTATTAAAAGAAGTTAGAGTGAATAGTCAGGTACCAGTCATAATGTTGACTGCTAAGGAAGAAGAGGTAGATAAGGTATTAGGGCTAGAGCTTGGTGCAGATGATTATGTGGTAAAGCCATTTAGTATGAGAGAGCTAATGGCAAGAGTTAAGGCAAATTTAAGGAGAGTTGATTTCTCTGGATCTAGTCAAACCGATGATTTGATACAATTAAATGGCCTTGAAATTGATTTGATTAAATATGAAGTAAGAAAAAATGGAGAGATAGTTGAACTTACTTTAAGGGAATTTGAATTACTCAAGTTCTTAGCTTCAAAATCTGGTCAAGTATTTACCAGAGAGCAGCTTTTAGAAGAAGTATGGGGTTATGAGTATTATGGGGATATTAGAACAGTAGATGTAACTGTAAGAAGACTAAGAGAAAAAATAGAAGATAACAATGGCGAATTCAAATATATAATGACAAAAAGAGGAGTTGGCTATTACTTTGGGAGGTAA
- a CDS encoding cation-translocating P-type ATPase — protein sequence MEWFQKSQDELLTELNTSVENGLSSSEVEDRTSKYGANELKEDEKKSLWSKIIAQFADFLILILIGAAVISILVGEIKDAVVILSIVIINALLGIYQEGKAEKSLEALKKMASPNAKVIRNGKQDVVPANSLVPGDIVIIETGDIIPADLRLIESSNLKIEEASLTGESVPVEKDSNVKFDEDVSLGDRANMAFMSTIVNYGRGKAVVVGTGHNTEIGKIATMIQTFEDEATPLQRKLNQLGKVLGSITLFVCVLVFVIGLLQGRELLEMFMTAISLAVAAIPEGLPAIVTIVLAIGMNRMVERNAILKKLLAVETLGSTSTICSDKTGTLTQNEMTVTKIYTDDKVIDVTGGGYDPTGELLLDGQKVTPDDIGNLDTLLSAAILANDASIQKTNEGYKVLGDPTEGALVTLAGKANITKEGINESFPRVEELPFDSDRKMMTTFHSNYIPNKIVSFTKGAPDIIIRRCSHISLGDKVVPFTDELKGKALKANSGFAKNALRVLAYGYREYDTIPEDISSDTIEVNMIFVGLTGMIDPPRPEAKEAIKLCKEAGINTVMITGDYKETAFAIAKELGMADSEDEAMMGAELDGLSDKELREVVKKTKVYARVSPEHKVKIVSALKENGEITAMTGDGVNDALALKKADIGVSMGITGTDVAKNTAEMILTDDNFASIVSAVEEGRIIFSNIKKFVFFLLSCNIGEIILVFVSILLGWEVPLLPIQLLWLNLVTDSFPALALGVEKGEPDIMQQKPRDPNESILDRKMFINILFQSIAVAGGALLAYYWAMNRYQVDLYPENIVHARAITFATLITAELLRAYSSRSQKYTLFKIGIFSNKSMVLATAFAFMLLLIVLYVPFLQDIFYTFSLTVLDWEIVLAFAFIPLVVGELVKAVRKH from the coding sequence ATGGAGTGGTTTCAAAAAAGTCAGGATGAACTCCTTACCGAATTGAATACCAGCGTAGAAAATGGTTTAAGCTCCAGTGAAGTAGAAGACAGAACCTCTAAGTATGGTGCCAATGAATTAAAAGAAGACGAGAAAAAAAGCTTATGGTCTAAGATCATAGCTCAATTTGCAGACTTCCTTATTTTAATTCTTATAGGTGCTGCTGTTATTTCTATTTTAGTTGGAGAAATCAAAGATGCTGTAGTTATTTTATCTATTGTAATTATTAATGCTCTATTAGGTATTTATCAAGAAGGTAAAGCTGAGAAATCTTTAGAAGCGTTAAAGAAAATGGCATCACCCAATGCTAAAGTTATTAGAAATGGAAAACAAGATGTGGTTCCTGCTAATTCTCTAGTACCAGGTGACATTGTTATTATTGAAACAGGAGACATTATTCCTGCAGATTTAAGACTAATAGAAAGCTCAAATCTTAAAATTGAAGAGGCTTCCTTAACAGGTGAATCTGTTCCAGTAGAGAAAGATAGCAATGTAAAGTTTGACGAGGATGTTTCTCTAGGTGATAGAGCTAATATGGCTTTTATGAGTACTATAGTAAACTATGGTAGAGGAAAAGCTGTGGTTGTTGGTACTGGCCATAATACTGAAATAGGTAAAATTGCTACAATGATTCAAACCTTTGAGGATGAGGCAACTCCTCTGCAAAGAAAATTAAATCAATTAGGTAAGGTATTAGGCTCCATAACTTTATTTGTTTGTGTATTGGTTTTCGTAATTGGATTATTACAAGGTAGAGAATTATTAGAAATGTTCATGACAGCTATAAGTTTAGCTGTAGCTGCAATACCTGAAGGACTTCCTGCAATAGTTACAATAGTTCTTGCAATAGGTATGAACAGAATGGTTGAAAGAAATGCTATCTTGAAAAAGTTATTAGCAGTTGAAACATTAGGTAGTACTTCAACAATATGTTCTGATAAGACTGGTACATTAACTCAAAATGAAATGACTGTTACTAAGATATATACTGATGATAAAGTAATAGATGTTACAGGTGGAGGCTATGACCCTACTGGAGAATTATTATTAGATGGTCAAAAAGTAACCCCTGATGATATTGGAAACTTAGATACTTTATTATCTGCTGCAATATTAGCAAATGATGCTTCTATTCAAAAGACAAATGAAGGATATAAAGTACTAGGAGATCCTACCGAAGGTGCTTTAGTTACTTTAGCAGGTAAAGCTAATATTACTAAAGAAGGTATAAATGAATCATTCCCAAGAGTTGAAGAATTACCATTCGACTCAGATAGAAAGATGATGACTACATTCCATAGTAATTATATCCCTAACAAAATTGTATCCTTCACAAAAGGTGCACCTGATATAATTATTAGAAGATGCTCTCATATTAGCTTAGGAGATAAGGTAGTTCCATTTACAGATGAATTAAAAGGGAAAGCTTTGAAAGCTAATAGCGGCTTCGCTAAAAATGCATTAAGGGTTTTAGCATATGGATATAGGGAGTATGATACAATTCCAGAAGATATTTCATCAGATACTATTGAAGTAAACATGATTTTTGTTGGCTTAACTGGTATGATTGACCCTCCAAGGCCTGAAGCAAAAGAAGCTATTAAGCTTTGTAAAGAAGCTGGAATCAATACAGTGATGATTACTGGTGACTATAAAGAAACTGCCTTTGCAATTGCAAAGGAATTAGGAATGGCCGATTCAGAAGATGAGGCAATGATGGGTGCTGAACTAGATGGTTTATCAGATAAAGAACTAAGAGAAGTAGTAAAGAAAACTAAGGTTTATGCTCGTGTATCACCAGAACATAAGGTTAAAATTGTATCAGCACTAAAGGAAAATGGTGAAATTACAGCAATGACAGGAGACGGTGTTAATGATGCCCTAGCTTTAAAGAAAGCTGATATCGGTGTTTCAATGGGTATTACAGGTACAGATGTAGCAAAAAACACTGCCGAAATGATTTTAACAGATGATAACTTTGCAAGTATAGTTTCTGCTGTTGAAGAAGGTAGAATTATATTTAGTAATATAAAGAAATTTGTATTCTTCCTATTATCTTGTAATATAGGTGAAATAATACTTGTATTTGTAAGTATATTATTAGGTTGGGAAGTACCTTTATTACCAATTCAATTATTATGGCTGAACTTGGTAACAGATAGTTTCCCTGCATTGGCTTTAGGTGTTGAAAAAGGGGAACCTGATATTATGCAACAAAAACCAAGAGACCCTAATGAATCTATATTAGATAGAAAAATGTTCATTAATATTTTATTCCAAAGTATAGCTGTAGCAGGCGGTGCATTATTAGCTTATTACTGGGCAATGAATAGATATCAAGTAGATTTATATCCAGAAAACATTGTTCACGCAAGAGCAATAACATTTGCTACATTGATTACAGCTGAGTTATTAAGGGCTTATTCAAGTAGATCCCAAAAATATACTCTTTTCAAGATAGGTATATTTAGTAATAAGTCAATGGTACTTGCAACAGCATTTGCCTTTATGTTATTGCTAATAGTATTATATGTGCCATTTTTACAAGACATATTCTATACATTTAGCTTAACAGTTTTAGACTGGGAGATTGTCTTAGCATTTGCTTTCATACCTCTAGTAGTAGGTGAACTTGTAAAAGCAGTAAGAAAACACTAA
- a CDS encoding S8 family peptidase: MSNNKLCPVLNAKIMAQSIEEVPVIIQLNENNRNLIKNVSNLSSKVKADLPLIGGIAGNMSTDIIYRLSTTPEVDYISFDSNVYALLDVATPTMEAYFPHEKGYDGNGISVAVIDTGVAPHDDLVKPTNRIISFMDFVNNKEKPYDDNGHGTHVAGIIAGNGYSSRGKYVGIAPKSNIIGIKALDENGGGSTSDIIAALSYCIEMKDKYNIKIINLSLGTPATHNPEKDPLVKAVEKCVEAGIIVVTAAGNSGPSARTILSPGISKEVITVGAVDDKRTIDPSDDTIAPFSSRGPTPEGLQKPDLVAPGVNINSISHSKLDSYTSLSGTSMATPLVSGSLALLLNKHTNLSPKEFKSMLTNACMPLNEDKESQGYGMLNLRVLFNSKDDPAEQEPIKSNILGLSDDTLETVIMLLVVLFLLDSRI, translated from the coding sequence ATGAGTAATAATAAACTCTGTCCTGTTCTAAATGCTAAAATTATGGCCCAATCTATAGAAGAAGTTCCAGTAATAATACAATTAAATGAAAATAATAGGAATTTAATAAAAAATGTGTCAAACTTATCTTCGAAGGTTAAGGCTGATTTACCTCTAATAGGTGGTATTGCTGGAAACATGTCTACAGATATTATTTACAGACTTTCCACCACTCCGGAAGTAGATTATATAAGCTTCGATTCTAATGTATATGCTTTATTGGATGTTGCTACACCAACTATGGAAGCATACTTCCCTCATGAGAAGGGATATGATGGTAATGGAATTTCAGTAGCAGTAATAGATACGGGAGTAGCACCTCATGATGATTTAGTTAAACCAACAAATAGAATAATTTCCTTTATGGATTTTGTCAATAATAAAGAAAAACCATATGATGATAATGGTCATGGTACTCATGTGGCAGGAATTATAGCAGGTAATGGTTACTCTTCGAGAGGAAAATATGTGGGTATTGCACCAAAATCGAATATAATTGGAATAAAAGCACTAGATGAAAATGGTGGTGGCTCTACATCCGACATTATTGCTGCATTATCATATTGTATAGAAATGAAGGATAAATACAACATTAAGATAATTAATCTTTCCTTAGGCACTCCTGCTACACATAATCCCGAAAAGGATCCATTGGTTAAGGCAGTAGAAAAGTGTGTTGAAGCTGGAATAATAGTAGTAACTGCGGCAGGAAATAGTGGCCCTAGTGCTAGGACAATTCTTTCTCCTGGTATTAGCAAGGAAGTAATAACAGTTGGTGCTGTAGATGACAAAAGAACTATAGATCCTAGTGATGATACAATAGCACCATTTTCTAGCAGAGGACCAACACCTGAAGGGTTACAGAAACCTGATTTAGTAGCTCCTGGTGTTAATATCAACTCCATATCTCATTCTAAGCTTGATAGTTATACTTCATTAAGTGGTACTTCTATGGCTACACCTTTAGTAAGTGGTAGCTTAGCATTATTATTAAATAAGCATACTAACTTATCTCCTAAAGAATTTAAGTCCATGTTAACAAATGCGTGTATGCCGCTTAATGAAGATAAAGAAAGTCAGGGATATGGAATGTTAAATCTAAGGGTATTATTTAATTCAAAGGATGATCCCGCAGAACAAGAACCGATTAAAAGTAATATCTTAGGATTAAGTGATGATACTTTAGAGACTGTAATTATGTTATTAGTAGTTTTATTTTTATTGGATTCAAGGATATAA
- a CDS encoding M23 family metallopeptidase: protein MSDHDSSILILKLKQKIKDLHNKIKFLKLEKKVNDLYTRIKSMDIDFKKVLAVFMIVVMIGLSYTAYKVNEINTRAFAVSLDGEQIGIVRTEEEALNIMENIKNDLSATYSADCVLDKELSFEPTHAKDDEVTKNEVLKNTIKSNIDFLVAGYTISIDGKSIGTVKSETDAKFIIDSIKEPYTTNVEGELKEVKILEHLEIKKDEVPLNTLTTPTDLTELIKVGTEEIKTHIVEVGESFWTIAMMYDTTVDDLIEANPDKNPEKLQIGDEVKLVVPSSMLTVATIEKVEYTKDTEYETIVEESDSMYKNQQKVKVEGQKGESHIVSNQVKHNGILVEEEIINEEVIKKPVDELVVKGTKEIPKTMATGIFMMPTRGRFTSGYGSRWGRMHRGIDIAASTGTPIYAADGGTVTFSGWQGTYGYMVEIDHGNGYKTRYAHCSKLIVSKGTKVYKGQHIANVGNTGRSTGPHLHLEVLKNGVHVNPSKYVN from the coding sequence GTGAGTGATCACGATTCTTCTATACTGATTTTAAAACTAAAACAGAAGATAAAAGATTTACATAATAAGATTAAGTTTTTAAAACTAGAAAAGAAGGTAAATGATTTATATACAAGAATAAAATCAATGGATATAGATTTTAAAAAGGTTTTAGCAGTATTCATGATAGTAGTAATGATTGGATTAAGCTACACGGCATATAAGGTCAATGAGATTAATACAAGAGCATTTGCAGTATCTCTAGATGGAGAACAAATAGGTATTGTAAGAACTGAAGAAGAAGCATTAAACATAATGGAGAATATTAAGAATGATTTATCAGCTACATATAGTGCAGATTGTGTTTTAGATAAAGAATTAAGCTTTGAACCTACACATGCTAAAGATGATGAGGTAACAAAAAATGAAGTATTAAAAAATACTATAAAATCAAATATAGACTTTTTAGTAGCTGGATATACAATATCCATAGATGGTAAGAGTATTGGAACTGTAAAGAGTGAAACAGATGCTAAGTTTATAATTGATTCAATTAAGGAGCCTTATACAACCAATGTTGAAGGTGAACTTAAAGAAGTGAAAATTCTTGAACATTTAGAGATTAAGAAGGATGAAGTTCCTTTGAATACATTAACTACACCAACAGATTTAACGGAGTTAATAAAGGTTGGTACTGAGGAAATCAAAACTCATATTGTAGAAGTAGGAGAAAGCTTCTGGACTATAGCTATGATGTATGATACAACTGTTGATGATTTAATTGAAGCAAACCCAGATAAGAATCCTGAAAAGTTACAAATAGGTGATGAAGTTAAACTAGTTGTACCATCATCTATGTTAACAGTGGCTACAATTGAAAAAGTTGAATATACTAAAGACACCGAATATGAAACGATAGTAGAAGAAAGTGACTCGATGTATAAAAACCAACAAAAAGTTAAGGTTGAGGGACAAAAAGGTGAATCGCATATAGTTTCCAACCAAGTGAAACATAATGGTATATTAGTAGAAGAAGAGATTATAAATGAAGAGGTTATAAAGAAACCAGTAGATGAGCTTGTAGTAAAAGGAACAAAAGAGATTCCTAAAACTATGGCAACAGGAATATTTATGATGCCTACTAGAGGTAGATTTACATCTGGTTATGGTAGTAGATGGGGTAGAATGCATAGAGGAATTGATATAGCAGCAAGCACAGGAACTCCTATCTATGCAGCAGATGGTGGAACTGTAACTTTTTCAGGATGGCAAGGAACCTATGGATATATGGTTGAAATTGACCATGGTAATGGATATAAAACAAGATACGCACATTGCAGTAAATTAATAGTAAGCAAGGGAACCAAGGTTTATAAAGGACAACATATAGCCAACGTAGGTAATACAGGGAGATCAACAGGACCACACCTTCATTTAGAAGTATTGAAGAACGGAGTCCACGTAAATCCAAGTAAATATGTAAATTAG
- a CDS encoding diacylglycerol kinase family protein — protein sequence MIRKVLFIVNPVAGGGKTLGVLPLIEKRMKENSINYKIIMTQGPRDATKIAEENVEKFTTIVAVGGDGTVNEVAKGLINKRMGTLAILPCGTGNDFGRVVGIPNEPEKAIDVLLHNNVKTIDIGKINGYSFLNIASFGFDTEVVIQTNKIKKRIKNQFSYLLGVLATLVYYKRRQRGIIIDGVEYNRNLVLLAVGNGRFYGGGLEILPMAKMDDENLHICLIKDLSNLKILALFPSIFKAQHIKYKKYVEIYKAKKVILKNNENININIDGEIVPIEGNIIFEIDNFKLNVIFS from the coding sequence ATGATAAGAAAAGTACTATTTATAGTAAACCCCGTAGCAGGTGGAGGAAAGACACTAGGGGTATTACCCTTAATTGAAAAAAGGATGAAAGAAAATAGTATAAATTATAAAATAATAATGACACAAGGTCCAAGAGATGCTACTAAAATTGCTGAAGAAAATGTTGAGAAGTTCACTACTATAGTTGCTGTTGGTGGTGACGGAACCGTGAACGAAGTTGCTAAGGGACTCATTAATAAAAGAATGGGTACCTTAGCTATTTTACCTTGTGGCACAGGTAATGACTTTGGAAGGGTTGTAGGCATACCTAATGAACCAGAAAAAGCAATAGACGTATTACTACATAATAATGTAAAGACTATAGATATTGGAAAAATTAATGGATATAGCTTCTTAAACATTGCCAGTTTTGGTTTCGATACAGAAGTTGTTATACAAACTAATAAGATAAAGAAGAGAATTAAGAACCAATTTTCATACTTATTAGGTGTACTAGCTACCCTTGTCTACTATAAGAGAAGGCAAAGAGGTATAATAATAGATGGAGTTGAATATAATAGAAACTTAGTATTATTGGCAGTTGGGAATGGTAGGTTTTACGGCGGTGGATTAGAAATACTTCCCATGGCGAAGATGGATGATGAAAACTTACATATTTGTCTAATTAAGGATTTAAGTAACTTAAAAATTTTAGCCTTATTTCCTTCGATATTCAAAGCACAACATATTAAATATAAGAAATATGTAGAGATATATAAAGCTAAAAAGGTAATTCTTAAGAACAATGAAAATATTAATATTAACATAGATGGAGAGATCGTACCTATAGAAGGCAATATTATTTTTGAAATTGATAATTTTAAATTAAATGTAATTTTTTCATAG
- a CDS encoding DUF4446 family protein translates to MKLIRDFIAAYNIEIIMVMAICLFILLISSIILRIRIKQSKEKYNAFVRGIDGINVEELFIQTNKDIRDIQRDIELFQKDLTNLETRLTFAIQKVGFNRYNAFNDMGSELSFSIALLDNFKNGFVLTSIYGRDNSVSYAKPLKDGQSNIPLSAEELIAIERAIKGENIEFSNIRRPQ, encoded by the coding sequence ATGAAATTGATAAGGGATTTTATTGCAGCTTATAATATTGAAATAATTATGGTAATGGCTATTTGCCTTTTTATACTATTAATAAGTTCTATTATCCTAAGGATAAGGATCAAACAATCAAAGGAAAAGTACAATGCTTTTGTAAGAGGAATAGATGGCATAAATGTAGAAGAATTGTTTATTCAAACTAATAAAGATATAAGAGATATCCAAAGAGATATAGAATTGTTCCAAAAGGATTTAACAAACTTAGAGACTAGGCTTACATTTGCAATCCAAAAGGTAGGTTTTAACAGATACAATGCATTTAACGACATGGGTAGTGAATTAAGCTTCTCTATTGCTCTATTAGATAATTTTAAAAATGGTTTTGTACTTACTAGCATTTATGGTAGGGATAATTCTGTCAGTTATGCAAAACCTTTAAAAGATGGACAAAGCAATATTCCCCTTTCTGCAGAGGAGTTAATAGCCATAGAAAGGGCTATTAAGGGTGAGAATATTGAGTTCAGTAATATTAGGAGGCCTCAATGA